TCCCTGTGCAGGTCCTGTGGGACCAGAGGCTTGTCAGGGTGTTTGTGGGATATCTGGGTTCCAcgggcaggcagctgtgccagttCCACTGCTGGCATTTACATcgaggtgctgctgccttggactGATGGAGCAGGACCTGCTCTCCTCAGGTAGTGCAGCCATTCAGCAGCCAGCACGAGCTGAGGACTAAAGCAACACTAAAAgactctggagctgctcctcctgggcacTGTTACCCCAGAAGCCTTAAGCCTGTTGTCCCCCTGCATCGGCACTGGGAGTGGGCTGTGATCCAGACTGCAGAGCCAGTGGATTGGTGCTGAAGTGCCTTAATGGGCTGGAAGAACCCTCTGCCCCCACTCTGCTCCGTGCCTAATGCATCCCCTGGCAGGCGAGGGGCTGCTCTTCCCTCTCACTGCCTTTTAGAGCCATCAAACCATCCTGGGGAGCCCCAAGTGTCTGTGGGCCCTGCCAGagcctctgtgccctggggacacccctgctTTACTGGAGAAAGCCATACTGCTCCTGATGTggaggggtggcacagggagccctTCTGCCAGCTGTGGCCACTTGGGCcttgtcccagccctgtccctccttccctgctcctctgcaagTGACGGGATTTCTGAATGAGTCCCTGAGGGATCAGTCTCGCTGTCCCACCACCCTCCCTACCCCCAGGGACAGCTTTACTGAGTCTGAGGGTGGAACTTGGGTTTTCATCTTAAGAGCAAGATGCCCAAGCTGTGACAGGGAAAGTCCTGCTGGCACTTGTGGTGTTTGGCTGCTCTTGGGCTGTGAGCCCTGGGTTTGGCAGAAATGCTTTTGTTATTCCTTTGTGTTACAATTTTAAGACCAAATCTGTTTTGTTCTCGGTGTTTGGCCACCATGGGGGACTGGTTGCTTTGTCCTACACAGGGAGCACACAGccgtgtctgtctgtctgtcctgctgtccctgcgTGTTCTGTTCCTGGCTGTGTCCGTCCccaggctgctggtgctgtgtaCTGAGCAAAACACATTTCCAGGGCTGTTTTTGAAGCTGTCCTgactgctgggagctctgctggctcctgcagcttctCAGGGGGCTTGGGCTCCATCTCCTTCTCCCCTTGGCTTTGGGTGTGCTGtgagggcacagctgtgccctctgcccctgcagaggTGATTCTGAGATGGGATTATTGTGGCTGGAACCgcctggctctgtcccagcagctgggctgccctgtcctgtgtcccctccatggGGACATGTcctctcctcatcctcctgctcaGCTGAGCCCCTCTGGccctgtctgctgctgctgcaggggaaatCCTGGGCTGCAGAACACCCCAGGACGGTgttccctccctgtcccccttccTCATCCCACGCGTGTCCCCCGGTGTCGTGCCCGGTCCCGTTGGGCTCGGTGTCTTTGTCCCAGCCTCTGTCTCGGCGCTTGTTTGTATCGGGTATTTGGAGTATCAAATAAAGCTGCTGTGCCCCATCGTGCGAGGCCGTCCTGCCTGGGGagcgagggagggagggagggacagaggagctcCGGGGCTGCTGCCGGTGCGAGCGATGGCTCGGGGCCGCTGGCTCCGCGGTGCCCGGTGGCTCCCGGTATCTGTCGGGCTGGTGCCGGCCATTCCCGGTGCTGCTGGGGCGGTGTCGGTGGTTCCCGGTGCCGGCTGTTCCCGGTGCCGGCCGTTCCCGGCGCCGCTGGGGCGGTGTCCGGGGCCGGCCCCGCCGAGTTCGCATGCCCGGTGCCGCCGGCCCCATTGGCCGCCGCAGTCACATGccggccgggcggcggcggggctgccgctcctccctccctccctccgtccctccgtccctccctcGCTGCTCCCctggccgggctggcgctgggAGCGGCCGCGATCGCACCATGAGCACCCTCAAGGTCTACAGCACGTCGGTGACCGGCTCCCGGGAGGTGAGCACCGGGCggggcaccgggcaccgggcaGGGCTGCGCGGCTCCGTCCGTGCGGCAGCGCAGCCCCCTCGCCCCATcctcgctgtcccctctcccctgcaCCGGCCCCATCCGTCCCCAGAGGCGCCGCTCCGTGCTGGCTGTCCCACACGGCCGGGGCCCCGTGCTGAGCCCCGCTGGGTGTGTGCCCACCCGCCCTCGGGGCTCCTCTCCATCCCCCGTAACCCGCTCCTCTCCCACCCGCCTTCCAGATCAAATCCCAACAGAGCGAGGTAACCCGAATCCTGGACGGCAAGAACATCAAGTACGAGCTGGTGGACATCTCCCAGGACAACGCTCTCCGGGAGGAGATGAGGGCCAAGGCAGGCAACCCCAAAGCCATCCCGCCCCAGATCGTCAACGGGGACCAGTACTGCGGGGTGAGGCTGTGCTCCACgccggggctgggggtgggtgCTGTCCTGtcctggatgtgctgcacaCCTTCAGGATGCCCTGTAAATTATTTATTGTGAGGTGCGGGGACCAGCACGGCTGTTTGTCTCAGGAAAAAGGGGACCCGGGCGGGGGTTTGGgtggcagtggggctgtgcccgCTTTGTCCCGTCATCCTTGGCACAAGCggctgtggcagggctgtggagcAGATTGTGCCGTGGGCTCAGGGCCCCTCCTGCCTCGGGAGTGACCCTGTGGCGTTTCCCCGCAGGATTACGAGCTCTTTGTGGAAGCTGTGGAGCAAAACACTCTGCAGGAGTTCCTCAAGTTGGCCTGAGCCCCGCTTCCCCTCCCAGCCCGGACTCTACCTGCATTCCTGAGCGCCCTCATCTCCCACCACCCTCACCTGTCAGCGCTGTCCTGGCACCTCCACCtgcatcccagcccagggaaacACCCACGACCAAAACTCCTCATTGCAGCTGCCTCCGAGTCCCTCCTGCTGAGCCCGGCCTCGTCTCAGAGGGATCCAAAGAAAGCGCCGCTCGCTGCTcgggctgtgagcagagctgggcctggcTCGCGGCAGCTTCCAGTGCCTCTGTAAACAGCAAAgcctctggggctgtgtgaggtgaTCCTGGCCTTCAGCCCCCTCCTCTGCCTCGCCAAGGAGGGGCTTAGGGCTGCATGGGACTTCCCACTTCTCCCAGTTGCTGTTAAAATTGTAAATTCTGCTGCctcacttccttttttttttttttttcctttttccctcctcttcatcTCAACTGCAGAGATTATGGCAACTAAGtaagggtgggtttttttttggttgttttttttttttcttttttgtcttaaTTTAATGCAAAAGTACTGCACAGAATTGGGTGTGAGTGCCCAGCAcggtggggctggggctgaaggCTGCCTGGGGAATGggtggggctggcagtgggATCCGTGCTGCTCTGGCCGCCCTCCGCCCCGAGCAGCTCCCTGGTGAGCATGAATggctcagggctgccccacAACAGCTGATGCTCCAGCTGTCCCATCTTTTCCTCTTTGTGTTGGCTTGTTTGCGATCCTGGACCAAgtgcattttgttttcctgccaAAAAGCAAGTTTATAACCAGTGTTGTCTTCCGAGATGCTATTAAATGTTACTGGACCTTTCACGGCGCCGCTCTTgcctttcttttaaattcagttttattttggcTACAGGTTAAACACCGCCCTACCTAAGGATTGTGAGTCATTTCCAGCTGAGTgggttgtgcctgctgctgcagcctgacaCAAAGACCTTAACACCTTAGCTTGCTGCTGCTAATCAGAGGCTCCCAGGACGTGTGGGAATGTCCTACGGCGCAGCAGGGACAGGTACCAGAGCATTCCTCCCCTCTGCCACGGCAGGGACAGCCTCAGCCAGACGTggcagggaaaaacaaacatcGGCACAAAGATTGGGACACAGAGGGGCAGGGGAAACAGCTGCTCCTGAGTCTGCTCCaggtgggaagggaggaagcTGAGGGAGAGCTCAGTGCGTTGAGTCAGTgctcacagggagctggggaagctgctggtttgcttcctgtgttttagtagtgcagctctgctcagagggctctgggaagagctctgggcttccAACCATGCCTCAGAAATCTGAAGGAAGTGGAAATTGCTGGAATAAAGGGTTTTATTGGGAGCCTTTGCTGAGGGCTGGGTCTGTGTGAAGAGGaacctgccagcagccctgccccacatgAGTGGGAGTGCTGTCAGCTGCGAGTCAAGTGAGAGCTTGTCACAGCTGGAATGGGAGGAATGtgctggggaaagggaaagggaaaagcgcagccccagcccacgGCCAGGGAGGAAGATGCTTTGttcagggctgggcagagaggggttctgctgctctcagtgacACGGTGTCCTgttgcaggaggaggaggagggcgggTGCCTGCAGGCAGGCTGGAGCCGGCCGCTGCAGCTGGGGGCTGTccaagggaaggagctgtgcacGTACAggaagcccagcagcagcagcaggatctcccagctgagcctggctCGGCCCCAGCCAGGCAGTAACTCGAGGCCTTCAGGTTTAGCTCCAGCACAGGCCGTGGCACTGAGCCTGAGTGTCCCCTGCTGTCCGTGCAGGTGAGatctgcagggagctgagtgCAGAATGCAAACTGCCCTGGCTGCGTGTCCATCCTGCTGTTCCCATCCCTGGGCgctgcccagtgctgggggGAGGCTGGCAGgctcctgggcagggctcagcccgtgTAACCTGCACAGAGAGGAGGAGCCAGGCCCAGGTGAGCTgctggaggtgtccctgtgctggggaacaGCAGCCAccgaggggcagcagggctggcctggcccctctgccacagggctgctcccacccagctctgctccatgtcCAGCACGGTGAAACTGAATCTGGAAAGGAaacctctcccttttcccagccGGGTAAGGTGAGAGCAGCTCCtaggctggctgcagccccctgccctgcccctgggaGGGGTCTCTCCTGCGGAGCAGCAGCGAGGCCCGGGGCACCAGCCCGCATTCCtgcaggctcctggagctgtccGTGTACACCCGCTGGGGAAAGGTGCTCAGGATCTCATAGTCCGAGTTCCCGCCCCTAGGAAAGAACAGCACAATCTCCTCCTGCTCACGGGATTCCCCAAGGTTCTGACCGATCCAGCTGTGGTTATGCAAGAGCAGAAAAAGGGTTTGCAGcccaaactgcagctgcagtggggaggaaggaggctcctgcatcccaccagcactgagctcagcctgggctcaCGCCAGGCCAGGCCTGCAGCAGgagtggggacagcagaggggtCCCTCAGGCAcctggagctgtccccagcaggctCAGGGAGCCCCTGTGCAGTGTTGGATGTTTGGGACacagctggctgagccaggtcaggctgcagctcagcctccaGCACCTTGGGAAGGGTGGCACCAGCCTGGTGAGTGCTGGGAGGAGGCAAAGGCAGCACTGGGCCTGGATTGATGGCAATTTGAGGAGTACTGAAGTTTATCTCTGTTGCTGTGTGGCAAAGGTGGGTATGAAATGCTCTGAGCTTCTCAGAGCACTGGAGAGTGCCGGGTGGGCAcggggctgtgccccagctcaTGTTTGAGGCTCCAGGACCTCAGGAACCCCTTCctggggccctgcagggtcgggcagggtgggagggagggctgggctACCTGAGGTGGGCGAGCAGCTGGCGCAGGTCCCCGATGGTGTCTGTGAGCAGCATCCTCAGCTCGTACGTCTGCTCCCCGCTCTCGGACCTGACGCgcagcctgcagagctcaggggctccagcctgctctgccGCCCTCACCCTGcgggcacagagccctgtcaGCCCCGGGGAGAgctcccctcagcagcagcagcctccgTGGCCCGAGCAGGGCACGGCAGTTCGGTGTTTGGGAATGTCCTTGAGGTGAACGAGGCCCCGTCCGACCAGGGGCACCCAGACCAAGCCAGTGCCCAAACTGCTGAAGGTGCCTTGGGGAGGGTTATTTATGGGCCTTTTTtagctttttcattttaaaccaGGGCTGTCTGGTAAGTACTCTGCCCTACTTCtttgattaaaaataatctGCTTGGGGTTTATTTTCATTAGTTATTTGGGTCTTGGCTTGCCAGAAAACTGAGTGGAAAAGTGCTGTTAGTGAGACCTCTCATCACCAGCTTCTCCATTTACTACGACTCTTTACTATGCAAAGAGCTCCTTCAATGGTTACAAACTCTTAGGCCTTGGCTTGCTGTCGGGACAATTTTCACATTAATAAGTGACATTTTGAACAACAGAAGCTTTTTGTTAGAGATGTAAAATGTGGCATGTTTGCCATTAAAAATTCAGTGGTTTTCCCGAAGGACCAAACTCGGCCTTTTGTCTCACTATTTCTAAGGTCTAAAAGGGCAAAGTCCATTCCTCAACTGAACTAAACCTGCAGTGCTGaaacaggaggaagaggagatgcTGAAGGGCAGGGGTGGGGGGCTGTACCTGTACCTGTCCAGGGCAGCCAGCCCAGGTGTTCCCAGCAGGATTTCCTcgctgctctgctgcccatcagagccctgcagccagagcaggtgagtgtgagccctgcagggcgagcagccagagctggcacagccaccaggcGGGGGCCCAGTGCCACGTGTGCCCTGCTGCCGCCTCTCTGGAGGTTCCAGGGGGCTGAGAGAGGcccagggaggggctgtgggtgctgtgcagggcgctgagcccagagcatccccctgctctctcctgggctgcctggggagctcaCGGTAcctgtggagctgctccttgGGCGCTGCCCACGCTCCCTCTGTGCTTCAGGGGCTGGGAAACCTCGTTGGGATCCTGCTCCCAGGAGCATTTGGGACCTAGGGAGCAAAGGGGAGGTATTTCCATGTGTGAGCTTTGTGACAAAGGTTTTTCCTCCAGAAGAGGCAGATTTGGTgaaaggagagagcagcagccgaCAGGGAGAGCTCTTGGCACCCCAGCcaggcccagagcagctcttggGCTCCTCCCTGAAGCTGTCCCACTTTGTGCCCCACTGAATGTCTGATTGTGAGCATCAACAGTGAGACCTGTGCACAGCTGGGGTGCTCAGCAGGCAGGCACCTCTGCTGGGAAAAACTGGGGCTATCACCATTTTTTACAGACTTTTTTCACCTTGTCTGTGAAAAAAGACAGGTGAAAAAAAGTCTGTAAAAGTGAATTTTTACCTTACGAGGGTGAGTTTGTAGGTGTCTATTCCTTTCTGCTTGGACAATTCTTTATTTTGCTGCTTGGGTAAAGGGGATATTTAGCTTTATCCTCGAGCACAGCTGTAGGAAGCAGGCAGCTGTTTCTCATGAGGGATACCTGTGCTGGGTCATTCAGTGatgcacccacagccccactgATTTCTGACTTCCCAGCCCTGTCAGACATTGCTTACACAGACTGCAAGTGTCTAGAAGCCAAATGAGGAATCTGTGGCCTTTGATGTCCCATATTGTGCTGTGAAAGTCTGAAGAGAAACCGTCCCGTGCTGGGTGCAGTTACGGTAAATCCGCCTTGACGATATCTTCATTTTTGGAATGACTTGTTGAAAGGGGCAGTGTTTGCAGGCAGCTCCCCCCAGGCCTGCAGGGTTACCTCAGCACCCTTTCATGTGGTCAAGCTGGAAGGAAGCTTGGCCTTTCAGAAAGGCACGGGGCAGATTTGGTTTTGGAAACCTGCTGAATTTCTATTATTTCATTACTTGTCACGTCTCATTCCTGAGCAGGATTAATGCTGAGAGGATCCTGTGTGTGCTGCTAGCTCACAGAAGGGTTGAGACCCTCACATTCCCCTCCTACCACCTGGTAAGGTTTAAGAATGCTCCCCCTCAAGACTGAGCAGCATTTTTGAGGCAGGTTTAAGGTTTTACCTGGGATCTTGGATGTTTCCTGCATTCTGTTGGATTCTGCAGTCCCCACCACGTGGCCAAGGCCAGGAAAGCTCCCTGCAAGGTCTGGCTTCTGGAACACCACATCCCTCCTGTCAGTGACCTGTAAGCAAATCTGGGTGTTGTACAAGCTCCTCTTGCTGCATCTGAGCCCaacaaagcacagcaatgccaggcagcagctgtgaaCCCCAAACCAGGGCTGCATAGGGaacccagccccagagctctgcacaaTCCTTTCCATGGGATTCCTcacccccagagctctgcacagtCCCCTTTCCATGGGATTCCTcacccccagagctctgcacagtcccctttccatggcattcctcacccccagagctctgcacaaTCCCCTTCCATGGGATTCCTcacccccagagctctgcacaaTCCCCCTTCCATGGGATTCCTcacccccagagctctgcacagtcccctttccatggcattcctcacccccagagctctgcacagtCCCATTTCCATGGGATTCCTCAgtcccagagctctgcacaaTCCTTTCCATGGCATTCCTCgcccccagagctctgcacagtCCCCTTTCCATGGCATTCCTCACCCCCAAAGCTCTGTACAATCCCTTTCCATGGCATTCctcacccccagagctcccagctggcCTGaccctgtcctgctcagcagctgtgccctggttTCTCGTGGCACAGGACAGTCCAgcctctggctgtgcctgctgacATTGCAGGGGCACTCCCAGACCTACATTGGAGTCCTCCGAGGCTCCCTGCCTGCAAATGCGGCTTTGGCTCTTTGCCATTTCTGAGAAATCAAAAACTGGGGCCCAAGAGAACCTCAGGTGGCCAAATCCATTTAAACTGTGGCAAAACAAACTCACGACATCCCCTTTAGAAGGTTCTTGTTCAATCTCACGTTATGAGCTTTTCCAGGGCAACTTCTGCTaactttttcccccctcctttttgTGACACAGCCCTTCATTTCCTGCATGTGCTGCTTGTCTCACAGAGCCTGCCGTGCTCTCAGAAGCCTCGTTCCAGGGCA
The sequence above is drawn from the Ammospiza caudacuta isolate bAmmCau1 chromosome 25, bAmmCau1.pri, whole genome shotgun sequence genome and encodes:
- the SH3BGRL3 gene encoding SH3 domain-binding glutamic acid-rich-like protein 3, with protein sequence MSTLKVYSTSVTGSREIKSQQSEVTRILDGKNIKYELVDISQDNALREEMRAKAGNPKAIPPQIVNGDQYCGDYELFVEAVEQNTLQEFLKLA